One genomic segment of Gemmatimonadota bacterium includes these proteins:
- the dapD gene encoding 2,3,4,5-tetrahydropyridine-2,6-dicarboxylate N-acetyltransferase — protein sequence MDYQQIRDIIANARKRTPVRAYVRHEGTLALPEGGDLKAFPAGDGTTILIGDWADVAAALEENGPAVRYHHVEGDRRNSAVPLLDTRDVNARIEPGAYIREGAEIGDNVIVMMGAVVNIGAVIGAGTMVDMNAVVGARALVGEDCHVGAGAVLAGVLEPPSATPVVIEDGVLIGANAVVLEGVRVGAGSVLAAGAVATQDIPAGVLAVGQPARVLKEIDDGTRAKTELLHELRRLND from the coding sequence GTGGACTACCAGCAGATTCGCGACATCATCGCCAACGCCCGCAAGCGCACCCCCGTGCGCGCCTACGTACGGCACGAGGGGACGCTGGCGCTGCCCGAGGGGGGCGACCTGAAGGCGTTTCCGGCGGGTGACGGCACCACCATCCTGATCGGCGACTGGGCGGACGTGGCGGCCGCGCTGGAAGAAAACGGCCCCGCGGTTCGGTATCACCACGTGGAGGGCGACCGCCGCAACTCGGCCGTGCCGCTGCTCGACACGCGCGACGTCAACGCGCGCATCGAGCCCGGCGCGTACATCCGCGAGGGCGCCGAGATCGGCGACAACGTGATCGTCATGATGGGCGCGGTGGTCAACATCGGGGCGGTGATCGGAGCGGGCACGATGGTCGACATGAACGCGGTGGTGGGCGCCCGCGCGCTCGTGGGCGAGGACTGCCACGTGGGCGCGGGGGCCGTGCTCGCCGGTGTTCTGGAGCCGCCCAGCGCCACTCCCGTGGTGATCGAGGACGGCGTGTTGATCGGCGCCAACGCGGTGGTGCTCGAGGGCGTGCGCGTCGGCGCGGGCAGCGTGCTCGCGGCGGGCGCCGTGGCGACCCAAGATATCCCGGCGGGGGTGCTGGCCGTCGGGCAGCCGGCACGCGTCCTGAAGGAGATCGACGACGGCACGCGCGCGAAGACCGAACTCTTGCACGAGCTGAGGCGGCTCAACGACTGA
- the dapB gene encoding 4-hydroxy-tetrahydrodipicolinate reductase, which translates to MSARVVVLGATGRMGRQIAAEVAQAGGMGVSLVGGVASRARPESEARALGYPAVADVAGAGPLLEAADAVLDVSGPRALGELLVAWRPVLEGRALVTGTTGLDEREEAALAALAERAPVLRAANFSPGVAALNALVRDLAARFASAEWDIEVVETHHRGKADAPSGTALALARAAAAARGVELDDVRVDGRTGRTGDRPPGEVGLHAVRGGGVVGEHRVLFLGAHERLELTHRADDRALFAAGALRACAWIRGKAPGLYGMADALGLGDALPPS; encoded by the coding sequence GTGAGCGCGCGCGTGGTGGTGCTGGGCGCGACCGGGCGGATGGGGCGCCAGATAGCGGCCGAGGTGGCCCAAGCCGGCGGGATGGGGGTTTCGCTGGTGGGCGGAGTCGCGTCGCGCGCCCGTCCCGAGTCGGAGGCCCGCGCGCTAGGATACCCGGCCGTAGCCGACGTGGCGGGCGCCGGTCCGCTTCTGGAAGCGGCCGACGCCGTGCTCGACGTCTCCGGACCGCGCGCGCTGGGCGAGCTCCTGGTCGCCTGGCGGCCGGTCCTGGAAGGCCGCGCGCTGGTCACCGGTACCACGGGTCTGGACGAGCGGGAGGAGGCGGCGCTGGCGGCGCTCGCCGAGCGGGCCCCGGTCCTGAGGGCCGCCAATTTCTCGCCCGGCGTCGCCGCGCTGAATGCGCTCGTGCGCGACCTGGCTGCGCGCTTCGCGTCGGCGGAGTGGGACATCGAGGTCGTCGAGACGCACCATCGAGGCAAGGCCGATGCCCCCAGCGGGACCGCGCTCGCGCTGGCGCGCGCGGCGGCCGCGGCCCGCGGCGTCGAGCTGGACGACGTCCGCGTCGACGGCCGCACGGGCCGCACGGGGGATCGTCCACCGGGTGAGGTGGGGCTGCACGCGGTCAGGGGCGGGGGCGTGGTGGGCGAGCACCGCGTGCTCTTCCTGGGGGCGCACGAGCGCCTGGAACTGACGCACAGGGCGGATGACCGGGCGCTTTTTGCCGCCGGGGCGTTGCGCGCGTGCGCCTGGATTCGAGGCAAGGCGCCTGGCCTCTACGGCATGGCCGACGCGCTCGGGCTCGGCGACGCGCTCCCCCCGAGCTGA
- the dapA gene encoding 4-hydroxy-tetrahydrodipicolinate synthase yields the protein MPEPRFEGSGVALVTPFDADGVNARALREMVAWHVAEGSDALVVCGSTGEAAAMSVPEQATAVRTVVAAAEGALPVIAGCGGSDTAVVRALARGAREAGADAVLLSAPPYNRPPRAGLIAHFRAVMDVAELPAVLYNVPSRAAINIPPGVVEELAEDGRVIGVKEASGDLSQVAEIARRVGDRLAIWSGNDDQILPVMSLGGSGVISVLANVAPGPTHRMVRAYLDGDHATALTLQLHFLPLIDALFAESNPVPVKTAVRWLGFDVGELRLPLVAPTEPTRERLIEALAESGLRPLT from the coding sequence ATGCCCGAGCCCAGATTCGAGGGATCCGGCGTCGCGCTCGTGACGCCCTTCGACGCCGACGGCGTGAACGCGCGGGCGCTCCGGGAAATGGTGGCCTGGCACGTGGCGGAAGGCAGCGACGCGCTGGTGGTGTGCGGATCGACGGGCGAGGCCGCCGCCATGTCGGTGCCCGAGCAGGCCACGGCGGTGCGCACGGTCGTGGCCGCCGCCGAGGGAGCATTGCCCGTCATCGCGGGGTGCGGGGGCAGCGACACCGCGGTGGTGCGGGCCCTGGCGAGAGGGGCGCGCGAGGCCGGCGCCGACGCGGTGCTGCTATCGGCGCCGCCGTACAATCGGCCCCCGCGGGCCGGCCTCATCGCCCACTTCCGCGCGGTCATGGACGTCGCCGAGCTTCCGGCGGTCCTCTACAACGTGCCGAGCAGGGCCGCGATCAACATCCCGCCGGGCGTGGTCGAGGAGCTCGCCGAAGACGGGCGCGTGATCGGCGTGAAGGAGGCCTCCGGCGACCTCTCGCAGGTGGCGGAAATAGCGCGCCGGGTCGGCGACAGGCTGGCCATATGGAGCGGCAACGACGATCAGATCCTGCCCGTCATGTCCCTGGGCGGCAGCGGCGTGATCAGCGTCCTCGCCAACGTGGCGCCCGGGCCGACGCACCGCATGGTGCGCGCCTACCTCGACGGCGACCACGCCACCGCGCTCACCCTTCAGCTCCATTTCCTGCCGCTGATAGACGCGCTCTTCGCGGAGTCCAATCCGGTGCCCGTCAAGACCGCCGTGCGCTGGCTGGGTTTCGACGTGGGCGAGCTGAGGCTGCCCCTCGTTGCGCCCACCGAGCCGACCCGGGAGCGACTGATCGAGGCGCTCGCCGAGAGCGGACTGCGGCCGCTCACGTGA
- a CDS encoding inositol monophosphatase family protein, which yields MRGACMEERLGPIAEAAALAGAAVLRAHAGGVQVDAWEGKRASDFVTFVDREAEQEVLRVIRAARPHDPVLAEEGTAGTLLAGAGTDAARLATDHEGTLWVIDPLDGTTNFLHGYPMYAVSVAAVVDGEPVAGAVVDGAAGDAWCAERNRGATRNGAPLSVSSIDALAHALIGTGFPFKTPGRIAEHFAALRKVLERTSGARRGGSAALDLCHVAAGYLDGFFELELAPWDIAAGVLLVREAGGLVTDLAGRRPVTGAAGVLAGNPMVHRLLGSLVGGEAASPGAS from the coding sequence ATGAGAGGAGCGTGCATGGAGGAGCGGCTGGGGCCGATCGCGGAGGCGGCGGCGCTCGCGGGGGCCGCGGTGCTGCGCGCCCACGCCGGAGGCGTTCAGGTCGACGCCTGGGAGGGCAAGCGCGCTTCGGACTTCGTGACGTTCGTCGATCGCGAGGCGGAGCAGGAGGTGCTGCGGGTCATACGCGCGGCCCGGCCCCACGACCCGGTGCTGGCGGAGGAAGGCACAGCGGGAACGCTGCTCGCCGGCGCAGGCACGGACGCCGCGCGGCTGGCGACGGACCACGAAGGAACGCTGTGGGTGATCGACCCGCTGGACGGCACGACCAACTTCCTGCACGGCTATCCCATGTACGCGGTCTCGGTCGCCGCGGTCGTCGACGGCGAGCCGGTCGCGGGCGCCGTGGTCGATGGGGCGGCGGGCGACGCGTGGTGCGCGGAGCGAAACCGCGGAGCCACCCGGAACGGCGCCCCGCTGTCGGTTTCCTCGATAGACGCGCTCGCGCACGCGCTGATCGGAACGGGCTTTCCGTTCAAGACGCCGGGCCGGATCGCGGAGCACTTCGCCGCGTTGCGCAAGGTTCTGGAACGCACGTCGGGCGCCCGCCGAGGGGGGTCGGCCGCGCTCGACCTGTGTCACGTCGCGGCCGGTTACCTCGACGGCTTCTTCGAGCTGGAGTTGGCGCCCTGGGACATCGCCGCCGGCGTGCTGCTCGTGCGCGAGGCCGGCGGTCTCGTCACGGACCTGGCGGGACGCCGGCCGGTGACCGGGGCCGCCGGGGTACTGGCCGGCAACCCCATGGTCCACCGCCTCCTGGGCTCACTCGTGGGAGGAGAAGCCGCGTCGCCCGGAGCGAGCTGA